Proteins encoded within one genomic window of Candidatus Binataceae bacterium:
- the moaA gene encoding GTP 3',8-cyclase MoaA, with amino-acid sequence MPLDSFGREIDYLRISLLDNCNLRCVYCMPLEGVRLAPKPDLLTAPEIERVVQAAIGVGFRKFRLTGGEPTLRPDLLEIIARVAAIPGCGELAMTTNAMLLGKLARPLKQAGLRRINVHIDSLNPATVERLMRWGSLEKMWDGLMAAEGAGLVPIKLNCVVVAGYNEADVVELARLTLERDWHVRFIELMPLGGGECAGVAIKRYVSNIETRGRIETELGKLAELPSRNLSDEARNYRLAGARGVIGFISPVSEPYCGTCNRMRLTADGKFHLCLLNDDELDIRKALRAGASLEELGAMLVRAVELKPTGHKLLEGRSTKDRSMYQIGG; translated from the coding sequence ATGCCGCTTGATTCCTTTGGCCGCGAGATCGACTACTTGCGTATCTCGCTACTGGACAACTGCAACTTGCGGTGCGTCTATTGCATGCCGCTAGAAGGCGTGCGGCTGGCGCCTAAGCCCGATCTGCTCACTGCGCCCGAGATCGAGCGTGTGGTACAAGCGGCGATCGGCGTAGGTTTTCGCAAGTTTCGCCTGACCGGCGGCGAACCCACCCTGCGCCCCGACCTGCTGGAGATCATTGCGCGCGTGGCCGCCATCCCCGGCTGTGGCGAGCTCGCGATGACCACCAACGCGATGCTGCTGGGCAAACTGGCCCGTCCGCTCAAACAAGCCGGGCTGAGGCGGATTAACGTCCACATCGACAGCCTCAATCCTGCCACCGTCGAGCGGCTGATGCGCTGGGGCAGTCTGGAGAAGATGTGGGATGGGCTGATGGCTGCCGAGGGTGCCGGCCTTGTGCCCATCAAGCTCAATTGCGTGGTCGTAGCCGGCTACAACGAAGCTGATGTCGTCGAGCTGGCCCGGCTTACGCTGGAACGCGACTGGCACGTGCGGTTTATCGAGCTGATGCCGCTTGGGGGCGGCGAATGTGCCGGGGTGGCGATCAAACGCTATGTCTCCAACATCGAGACTCGCGGTCGTATCGAGACCGAGTTGGGGAAATTGGCAGAGCTGCCCAGCCGCAACCTCTCGGATGAGGCGCGCAATTACCGCTTGGCCGGCGCGCGCGGGGTGATCGGTTTCATCTCGCCGGTTAGTGAGCCTTATTGCGGCACCTGCAATCGGATGCGGCTTACCGCCGACGGCAAGTTCCATCTCTGCCTGCTCAATGACGACGAGCTGGATATTCGTAAGGCGCTGCGCGCCGGCGCCAGCCTGGAGGAGTTGGGTGCGATGCTGGTACGGGCGGTTGAGCTCAAGCCCACAGGCCATAAACTGCTGGAGGGCCGCTCCACCAAGGATCGCTCGATGTACCAAATCGGGGGTTAA
- a CDS encoding helix-turn-helix transcriptional regulator, whose protein sequence is MTGDKSLGGLIRRRRTELNLTQRKLADLLGVRASYVGYLEQGQRRPSLQLLSRLADTLNLPKEKLLLLAHPEARDLLQSARGSRGAPQATVWHRFRSDPRILARHKISPEEMKVLSSINALGTVASPRDYLFILRTIRQAIEED, encoded by the coding sequence ATGACCGGAGATAAGAGCTTGGGTGGGCTCATTCGGCGGCGACGAACCGAACTCAACCTGACGCAGCGTAAACTAGCTGATCTTCTTGGTGTCCGGGCGAGCTACGTGGGCTATTTGGAGCAGGGACAGCGCAGGCCCTCGCTGCAACTGCTCAGTCGTTTGGCGGACACTTTAAATTTGCCCAAAGAAAAGCTTTTGCTCTTGGCCCATCCCGAAGCGCGCGATCTTTTGCAAAGCGCGCGGGGAAGTCGTGGGGCGCCTCAGGCCACGGTGTGGCATCGCTTCCGCAGCGACCCAAGAATCCTGGCCCGCCATAAGATCAGCCCCGAAGAGATGAAAGTCTTATCCTCCATCAATGCGCTTGGTACGGTGGCAAGCCCGCGCGACTATCTCTTCATTCTGCGGACCATCAGGCAGGCAATCGAAGAAGATTAG